TCATCCATTGATGGATAGTCAAAAAAATTCGAAATCATTATTGAATAATGTTTATTGTAAAATGAAATAAAATGATCAAAAAATTCCAAATATTAAGCATTCTGCTATTATTCAGTGTTATTGGGAAAAGTCAAATTATAGATAAATATGGTGTAAATATTGGCCTTATTGCAGCCAATCAAAGTTGGGATTATAAATTAAATTCACAATTTTCTAAATACCAAGATTACAGAAATGGAGTTTCTATTTTTTGTGAAGCTGAAAAAGAGTTAATTAATGTATTGAGTTTTCGAGCAGAGTTAGGTTATGTGCAAAAGGGCTTTCATCATGATTTTCTTTTACCTGATAGCACAAGTCCGCAAAATAGTAATGTGCTACTCAATGTATTAGCCATGGATTTAGGCCTAAAATACAGCCCATTCAAATCAAAAGTTAGAGTATACTCATTTGCAGGATTGCGAAGCGATTATATGTTTGCTTTTAGGGATATCATTTTTATCGAACAGGGTAGCAGTCAGCCATTAGAAGTTTTTCAACCAATTCTTGAGATGTTTAATACATTTAATTTGAGCGCCCTTGTTGGCTTAGGATTGGATTTTAAGAACACCTATTATCTGGAGTTAATCCTGAATCCTGCTCTAAGCAACCGACTTAATATCGATTGGATTCTTATTAAAGATCAAAGCTATAGTCTTAAGTTTGGTGCTTATTTAAATGAATTAATTAAATAAAACTTTTTTTGAGTGAATAGCAGACTGAATAAGCCTTGTGATTTTAAATTCAATGATAATAACAACCAAAATTAATCTATTAAATCAATGGATTTCGTAACATTCAATAAATACAAAAGCCAGAAAGAGGCACTAAACCTTATTGACTTACTTAATGTGAATGGAATTGAGTACTTACTCGATGATATTGCCCCAGCTTATGATATTAGTATTACTGGTGGAACAGCACTAGCCGATAAAGTCGCACTTAAAATCCATCCAGACAACTTTGTAAAGGTTAATCATTTATTAGAAGATATTGCCCTTAACGATCTGGAGTTTATTAACAAGGATCACTATTTATATAATTTTAGCAATGAGGAATTGATTGATATAATAGCAAATTTCGATGAATGGAGTAAAACTGATTATCTGCTAGCAAAAAAAATACTACAGGAAAAAGACATAAAATTTACGGATGAGGAGATACATAACTTTAGAATTAAAAAGATAGAACAATTAAAGCAAGCCGTATCAGGAAGAAAAACTTGGATTATCATTGGATTTATGACAGCCATTATTGGAGGTGTTCTGGGCATTTGGATGGGGATTCATTATTACAATTTTAAGAAAAGGATAGTCACAGGCGAGAGAGTGTATGCTTATGATAACAATACACGAAAACTAGGAAAGCGCATGTTTACAATTGGAATAATTACTCATTTGATTATAATTATTGGATTTGTATTTTATGTTTTATTGAAATAGGAAAGATTGTGAAAATTATAGATAATATAGATTTTAAGGGCAACAACTATACTGTTGTAGGTCTAGAAAAAGGAGAATATGAACAATGCAATTTTGTGAATTGCAACTTTAATCGCACTGATTTATCGCATATT
The Bacteroidota bacterium DNA segment above includes these coding regions:
- a CDS encoding PorT family protein; its protein translation is MIKKFQILSILLLFSVIGKSQIIDKYGVNIGLIAANQSWDYKLNSQFSKYQDYRNGVSIFCEAEKELINVLSFRAELGYVQKGFHHDFLLPDSTSPQNSNVLLNVLAMDLGLKYSPFKSKVRVYSFAGLRSDYMFAFRDIIFIEQGSSQPLEVFQPILEMFNTFNLSALVGLGLDFKNTYYLELILNPALSNRLNIDWILIKDQSYSLKFGAYLNELIK